From Natronorubrum halophilum, a single genomic window includes:
- a CDS encoding ester cyclase: MAATEHRTDSEERYRRLMEEAVNEGKMETIDELVADEFVMSVAGESEPIQGQDGLKAYIQTYRGAFPDLHLEVEDVVVNEDRVSARWTVTGTHEGKLAGIKPTGARVTVEGMEFNRLEDGKFTEVQELFDSYSLFRQLGVVPDEQSE; encoded by the coding sequence GTGGCCGCAACTGAACACCGTACTGACAGCGAGGAGCGCTATCGCCGTCTCATGGAAGAGGCAGTAAATGAGGGGAAGATGGAGACCATCGACGAACTCGTCGCCGATGAGTTCGTCATGTCTGTCGCAGGCGAATCAGAACCGATCCAAGGGCAAGACGGGCTGAAAGCGTATATTCAGACGTACCGTGGCGCTTTCCCTGACCTTCACCTCGAGGTCGAAGATGTCGTCGTGAACGAGGATCGCGTCAGCGCCCGGTGGACGGTGACCGGGACGCACGAGGGTAAATTAGCAGGAATCAAACCAACGGGGGCTCGCGTCACCGTCGAAGGGATGGAATTTAATCGCCTCGAAGACGGCAAATTCACCGAAGTACAGGAACTGTTCGACTCCTATAGTCTATTTCGACAGCTCGGCGTCGTCCCTGACGAACAATCTGAATAG
- a CDS encoding pyridoxamine 5'-phosphate oxidase family protein, whose protein sequence is MPPESLAELQGIQMDEQEIDDFLRNQGFGVLSLTDGEEAYGVPVSFGYDGESRLFFVFLRVGEQSKKEKFAKKTEKASFTTYNVVSKHNWQSVIATGTLRQVAEDEWTDVVDAIGDNAWYPSLFSEAEPMQDIQGWELQIEEISGQLSEQ, encoded by the coding sequence ATGCCACCAGAAAGCCTTGCTGAACTCCAGGGAATTCAGATGGATGAACAAGAAATTGACGATTTCTTGCGTAATCAAGGGTTTGGAGTTCTTTCACTAACCGACGGGGAGGAAGCGTACGGAGTCCCAGTTTCATTTGGCTATGATGGGGAATCACGGCTGTTCTTCGTGTTTCTGCGCGTTGGTGAGCAGAGTAAAAAGGAGAAGTTCGCTAAGAAAACCGAGAAGGCCAGTTTCACCACCTATAACGTAGTTTCAAAGCATAACTGGCAAAGCGTCATTGCGACGGGGACGCTTCGACAGGTTGCTGAGGATGAATGGACTGACGTGGTCGATGCGATTGGGGACAATGCATGGTATCCAAGCCTGTTCTCTGAGGCTGAACCGATGCAGGACATTCAAGGGTGGGAACTTCAAATTGAGGAAATATCGGGCCAGCTGAGCGAACAATAA
- a CDS encoding amphi-Trp domain-containing protein produces MGAFETKAQRSRAKIADDLRKLADQLGGGGDVTLELGGKEVLLNPSDPVTFTLEAESDWSDGDTKAKQRIEFELVWRREARTAEDAALSIRE; encoded by the coding sequence ATGGGAGCATTCGAGACGAAAGCGCAACGATCACGGGCGAAAATAGCCGACGATCTTCGGAAACTGGCCGACCAACTCGGCGGTGGCGGCGACGTGACGCTCGAGCTCGGCGGGAAGGAAGTGCTGTTGAACCCGTCCGATCCCGTCACCTTCACACTGGAGGCCGAATCCGATTGGTCCGACGGGGATACAAAAGCGAAACAGCGCATCGAATTCGAACTGGTCTGGCGGCGCGAGGCACGGACCGCCGAGGATGCCGCGTTATCCATCCGGGAGTGA
- a CDS encoding DUF389 domain-containing protein, whose protein sequence is MRTLYVRVPERCRDEALVALTELDIEYAVLGTGSLANIPDAVESVAGSDDETVLLQIPLPADAVGPVLDALEDAGVDTREYTIISSGETAMTSTWDTLLKRYARDFDPLTFPELRSKSMNLSQDPGSYYALMVLSALIATAGLLADSPAIVVGSMVIAPVVGPVLTTSVGAITDDRRMVIDSLRMQAFGLAVAVLAAMAFGLVLQTFQFVPPVLDLSTIELIGVRLAPNMLALIVGLAAGAAGGIGLTTKGPMSLIGVMVAAALIPTAAAAGIGVIWNRPLVWIGTLALLLVTIVVINIACFAALWAIYRPNPFTDGGVLAFQSLREAALVCAALAVLAVIVAGTVGASAQQIAFEQNANGAVHDVIDDSEHENLTAVAVRSEYADPSPFTGPQTVTVVLSDTAPGEAPPSDLAGEIAAEIETRSDRSVTVRVRFFEYQETTASTPAGASAPIAFG, encoded by the coding sequence GTGAGGACTCTCTATGTGCGAGTTCCGGAACGCTGTCGCGATGAGGCGCTCGTGGCGCTTACCGAACTGGACATCGAGTATGCAGTACTAGGTACTGGATCGTTGGCAAATATCCCCGACGCGGTCGAGTCAGTTGCTGGGTCGGACGACGAGACGGTTCTGCTTCAGATTCCGCTTCCAGCCGACGCCGTCGGACCGGTGCTGGACGCTCTCGAAGACGCTGGCGTCGATACTCGAGAGTACACGATCATCTCCAGCGGCGAAACCGCGATGACATCGACGTGGGACACACTGTTGAAGCGATACGCGAGAGATTTCGACCCCCTCACGTTTCCCGAACTTCGATCGAAGTCGATGAACCTCAGTCAGGATCCCGGCTCGTACTACGCGCTGATGGTCCTCAGCGCGCTGATCGCAACCGCCGGGCTGCTCGCGGACTCGCCGGCGATCGTCGTCGGATCGATGGTGATCGCACCGGTGGTCGGACCGGTGTTGACAACGAGCGTCGGTGCGATCACCGACGACCGGCGAATGGTAATCGACAGCCTCCGAATGCAGGCGTTCGGGCTCGCGGTTGCGGTGCTCGCCGCGATGGCGTTCGGCCTCGTCTTGCAAACGTTTCAGTTCGTGCCGCCGGTACTCGACCTGAGTACGATCGAACTGATCGGCGTGCGACTTGCACCGAACATGCTCGCGCTGATCGTCGGCCTGGCTGCGGGAGCAGCGGGCGGAATCGGGTTGACGACGAAAGGACCGATGTCGCTGATCGGGGTCATGGTCGCCGCGGCACTGATCCCAACCGCTGCTGCCGCCGGGATTGGAGTGATCTGGAATCGCCCGCTCGTCTGGATCGGAACGCTCGCCCTGTTGCTCGTCACGATAGTCGTGATCAACATCGCCTGCTTCGCGGCGCTGTGGGCGATTTACCGCCCGAATCCTTTCACGGACGGTGGCGTCCTCGCGTTCCAGTCCCTGCGAGAGGCGGCGCTCGTTTGTGCGGCGCTTGCCGTCCTTGCGGTGATCGTTGCCGGGACCGTCGGTGCCTCGGCACAACAGATCGCGTTCGAGCAAAACGCCAACGGCGCAGTTCACGACGTCATCGACGATTCCGAGCACGAAAACCTAACGGCCGTAGCGGTCCGCAGCGAGTACGCCGATCCCTCACCGTTCACCGGGCCCCAAACGGTCACGGTGGTGCTTAGCGATACCGCCCCCGGCGAAGCGCCGCCGTCGGACCTCGCCGGCGAAATTGCGGCTGAGATCGAGACCCGATCCGATCGCTCGGTCACCGTCCGCGTCCGATTCTTCGAGTATCAGGAAACGACGGCATCGACGCCGGCAGGAGCCAGCGCTCCGATCGCGTTCGGATGA
- a CDS encoding ester cyclase, translating into MTDASLTPQEERNKQLARRIPEDVFGDGNLDLLEELYAADAVDRNAFGDQQGRRAIRASYEAFLDAFPDVSQTVVDIIVEGDTVAMFLVSRGTHTGELWGIEPTGREIEVQQMAFVRIEDGMIAERWFLPDNLSLLHQIGVIEFPPA; encoded by the coding sequence ATGACTGACGCATCACTCACGCCACAGGAGGAGCGAAACAAGCAACTTGCCCGGCGTATCCCGGAGGACGTCTTCGGGGACGGGAACCTCGACCTGCTCGAAGAACTGTACGCGGCGGACGCCGTCGACCGTAACGCGTTTGGCGATCAGCAGGGTCGACGGGCGATCAGAGCGTCGTATGAAGCCTTTCTCGATGCGTTTCCCGACGTTTCCCAGACCGTCGTGGACATCATCGTGGAAGGCGATACAGTTGCTATGTTTCTCGTGAGTCGCGGGACGCACACGGGAGAGCTCTGGGGGATCGAACCGACCGGAAGGGAGATCGAGGTCCAACAGATGGCCTTCGTCCGCATCGAAGACGGGATGATCGCCGAGCGGTGGTTCCTCCCGGATAACCTAAGTCTTCTCCACCAAATCGGGGTCATCGAGTTCCCGCCGGCGTAG
- a CDS encoding helix-turn-helix domain-containing protein — MPQITVKLNGMAVDGWLAEISTEFPDSELRILATQVRDVDALVILEARTSSPGDLAARFESTPEVDSFERLHSDDRMVLIRFSTSSTKSFDPLSRSKNISVYPTTLRDGWFTVTLIASHERLSKYTDELAAAEIPYRVLSLAQSYDSSELLTDRQSEIISRAVECGYYETPRSCTVTELSALLGIHKSAASRLLHRAESRIIRAFVDDGVSGDARE; from the coding sequence ATGCCACAGATCACGGTGAAACTCAACGGGATGGCAGTAGACGGATGGTTAGCGGAGATCTCCACCGAGTTTCCGGACTCCGAACTCAGAATTTTGGCGACTCAGGTACGCGACGTGGACGCGCTTGTCATCCTCGAAGCGAGGACATCGTCGCCCGGTGACCTCGCCGCTCGATTCGAGAGCACGCCCGAAGTGGACTCGTTCGAGAGACTACACAGCGATGATCGGATGGTGCTGATCCGGTTTTCAACTTCGAGTACGAAATCGTTTGACCCGCTCTCCAGGTCGAAGAACATCTCGGTGTACCCGACTACGCTTCGGGACGGTTGGTTTACCGTGACGTTGATCGCGTCACACGAACGGCTGTCGAAGTACACGGACGAGTTAGCCGCGGCCGAAATTCCGTATCGAGTTCTGTCGCTGGCCCAATCGTACGACTCGAGCGAACTTCTGACGGATCGTCAATCGGAGATCATCTCCAGGGCGGTCGAATGCGGCTATTACGAGACGCCTCGGAGCTGTACGGTCACGGAGCTATCAGCGCTCCTGGGGATCCACAAATCGGCGGCGAGCAGATTGCTCCATCGCGCCGAGAGCAGGATCATCAGGGCGTTCGTCGACGACGGAGTGAGTGGCGACGCTCGCGAGTGA
- a CDS encoding dihydrofolate reductase family protein: MSDLVVGTFLTADGVMQAPGGPDEDRDAGFEHGGWTVTYWDEGMGEIMDDQFDEADALLLGRRTYEIFAAHWPHVDGEDDPVAAKLNSMPKYVASRSLDAVEWNNSTLLSGDVAAAVEDLKNERGDAIMVQGSHDLIQTLLAHDLVDEFWLWVFPLVLGEGKRLFGDGTIPAALELTAVETSSTGVQMLRYERAGEIEYGSFALDDAGE, from the coding sequence ATGAGCGATCTCGTCGTTGGAACGTTCCTCACGGCCGATGGCGTGATGCAGGCACCGGGTGGTCCAGACGAGGACCGCGACGCTGGTTTCGAGCACGGCGGGTGGACGGTCACCTACTGGGACGAGGGGATGGGCGAGATCATGGACGACCAGTTCGACGAGGCCGACGCGCTGTTGCTCGGCCGGAGGACGTACGAGATTTTCGCCGCGCACTGGCCCCACGTCGATGGGGAGGACGATCCCGTGGCGGCGAAGCTGAACAGCATGCCCAAGTACGTCGCCTCGAGATCCCTCGACGCGGTGGAATGGAACAATTCGACGCTCCTCTCGGGGGATGTCGCAGCGGCCGTCGAGGACCTCAAGAACGAGCGCGGGGACGCGATCATGGTGCAGGGGAGCCACGATCTGATCCAGACGTTGCTCGCACACGACCTCGTCGACGAGTTCTGGCTCTGGGTCTTCCCCCTGGTCCTGGGGGAGGGGAAGCGGCTGTTTGGCGACGGTACGATTCCCGCGGCCCTCGAATTGACGGCTGTCGAGACGTCGAGTACGGGAGTCCAAATGCTCCGATACGAGCGGGCGGGGGAGATCGAGTACGGGTCGTTCGCGTTGGATGATGCGGGGGAGTAA
- a CDS encoding ester cyclase encodes MSTQEDTEAIARQIFEEIWQNHNYDIIDELVAEDYVLHDPSMPEETEWPAGRDGYRQMAEMGSEIIDGPLEIEQLLPAGDHVVIRWKQTGTHVGEMEEIDPTNEEVTVTGIEIDRFENGQLVETWQEVGMIPMLTQIGILSEDLFSPEAS; translated from the coding sequence ATGAGCACACAAGAAGACACCGAGGCGATCGCCCGGCAGATTTTCGAAGAAATATGGCAAAACCATAACTACGACATCATCGACGAACTCGTCGCCGAGGACTACGTCCTCCACGATCCGTCCATGCCGGAAGAGACTGAGTGGCCCGCCGGCCGCGATGGCTATCGCCAGATGGCCGAGATGGGTTCCGAGATTATCGACGGACCGCTCGAGATCGAACAGCTACTTCCAGCGGGCGACCACGTGGTGATCCGCTGGAAGCAGACGGGCACGCACGTCGGGGAGATGGAGGAGATCGATCCCACGAACGAGGAGGTGACCGTCACGGGTATCGAAATCGACCGCTTCGAGAACGGACAACTCGTCGAAACGTGGCAGGAGGTCGGTATGATCCCGATGCTCACACAAATCGGGATACTCTCGGAGGACCTGTTCTCCCCGGAGGCATCGTGA
- a CDS encoding multicopper oxidase family protein, with the protein MGDHVETLKTGVSRREVLLATGATGISVLAGCSAGRTTSGLEKWVDEVPRPNVMDPTGTKDGQPYYEMEIREVEQKIHRDLPATTVWGYDGQYPGPTIEAEQGEPIYVRWQNELPDDHLLPEDTTVHSDLVPYDAPGVRVVPHLHGGNVEAESDGKAQAWFTRNFQETGPAFEKKDYYYVNDQPPATLWYHDHSLGITRLNVYAGLAGFYLLRNDHERNLDLPEGEYEIPLVLQDRSFNEDGSLFYPTAVPEEQGGDDSSHPEPSIVPQFYGDTSVVNGKAWPRLSVEPRKYRFRLLNGANSRFYNLKLLEYDESSGETGSDGPPFVQIGTDGGLLSEPVEIDDRLELGSSHRADVVVDFDDYAGETLLLHNDAPTMYRGTVGEDETDTEPLPEIMLVDVSGSGDERDASRLPGDLTQVPEIPVDSVDTERYLTLVPGVDDYGRMLHLLGTEESQSGLRLDDPVTEEPTLGDTEIWSFANLTSMSHPMHIHLVHFQVLGRQPVSDYNPAEDDIELDALEPPKPYELGWNDVVAVHPAEVVHVIVHFGEYDGLFNDQTGEYMWHCHMIEHEDHDMMRPFNVLPNSDDDDGAE; encoded by the coding sequence ATGGGAGACCACGTTGAGACGCTCAAAACGGGTGTATCGCGCCGAGAGGTTCTCCTGGCAACCGGTGCCACGGGTATCTCGGTTCTCGCAGGTTGTTCAGCGGGTCGTACGACCTCCGGGCTCGAGAAGTGGGTCGACGAGGTCCCGCGTCCGAATGTCATGGACCCGACCGGAACGAAGGACGGACAACCCTATTACGAGATGGAGATACGTGAGGTCGAGCAGAAGATACACCGCGACCTCCCGGCGACGACCGTCTGGGGGTACGACGGCCAGTATCCCGGCCCGACGATCGAAGCCGAGCAGGGTGAACCGATCTACGTTCGGTGGCAAAACGAACTGCCGGACGACCACCTCCTCCCCGAGGACACGACGGTTCACAGCGATCTGGTTCCGTACGATGCGCCGGGCGTGCGGGTCGTACCTCACCTTCACGGAGGGAACGTCGAAGCCGAGAGCGACGGCAAGGCCCAGGCTTGGTTCACCCGGAACTTCCAGGAAACGGGGCCTGCGTTCGAGAAAAAGGACTACTACTACGTGAACGACCAGCCGCCGGCGACCCTGTGGTACCACGACCACTCGCTCGGTATCACGCGGCTAAACGTGTACGCTGGCCTCGCGGGCTTCTATCTCCTTCGGAACGACCACGAACGGAATCTCGACCTGCCCGAAGGCGAGTACGAGATCCCGCTCGTCCTTCAGGACCGAAGCTTCAACGAGGACGGGTCGTTGTTCTACCCGACGGCCGTCCCGGAGGAGCAAGGCGGTGACGACAGTTCACACCCCGAACCGAGCATCGTTCCGCAGTTCTACGGGGATACGTCGGTCGTCAACGGGAAAGCCTGGCCTCGGCTATCCGTCGAGCCGCGGAAATACCGGTTCCGGCTCCTCAACGGTGCCAACAGCCGCTTTTACAACCTCAAGCTGCTCGAGTACGACGAGTCGTCGGGCGAGACCGGCAGTGACGGCCCACCGTTCGTCCAGATCGGAACCGACGGCGGTCTGCTCTCGGAACCGGTCGAGATCGACGACCGCCTCGAGCTCGGCTCGAGTCACCGTGCCGACGTCGTCGTCGATTTCGACGACTACGCGGGCGAGACGTTGCTCCTCCACAACGACGCGCCGACGATGTATCGCGGGACGGTCGGGGAGGATGAGACGGATACCGAACCGCTTCCCGAGATCATGCTCGTGGACGTGAGTGGCTCGGGAGACGAACGGGACGCCAGTCGACTTCCGGGCGACCTGACCCAGGTTCCGGAGATCCCCGTCGATTCGGTCGATACCGAGCGGTATCTCACGCTCGTTCCAGGGGTCGACGACTACGGACGGATGTTACATCTGCTCGGAACCGAGGAATCGCAGTCCGGCCTCAGGTTGGACGATCCCGTCACCGAGGAGCCCACGCTCGGCGATACCGAGATCTGGAGTTTCGCCAACCTCACCTCGATGTCCCATCCGATGCACATCCACCTCGTGCACTTTCAGGTGCTGGGGCGACAACCGGTCAGCGACTACAATCCGGCTGAGGACGATATCGAACTGGACGCGCTCGAGCCCCCGAAGCCGTACGAACTGGGGTGGAACGACGTGGTCGCCGTCCACCCAGCCGAAGTCGTCCACGTGATCGTCCACTTTGGAGAGTACGACGGGCTATTCAACGATCAGACGGGCGAGTACATGTGGCACTGCCACATGATCGAGCACGAAGACCACGATATGATGCGTCCCTTCAACGTGCTACCGAATTCCGATGACGACGACGGCGCTGAATAG
- a CDS encoding PadR family transcriptional regulator, whose translation MYDLTGFQRDLLYTIAGQDEPHGLAIKEELEDYYEKEIHHGRLYPNLDEIVDKGLVEKGEVDRRTNYYTITARGKRELEARREWEDQYVGEMLSDSE comes from the coding sequence ATGTACGATCTCACGGGATTCCAGCGTGATCTCCTGTACACGATCGCCGGACAAGACGAACCACACGGACTCGCGATCAAAGAGGAACTCGAGGACTACTACGAGAAAGAGATCCACCACGGACGACTGTACCCGAACCTCGACGAAATCGTCGACAAGGGTCTCGTCGAGAAAGGGGAAGTCGACCGCCGGACCAACTACTACACGATCACGGCTCGCGGGAAGCGTGAACTCGAGGCCCGGCGCGAGTGGGAAGATCAGTACGTCGGCGAGATGTTGTCGGACTCCGAGTGA
- a CDS encoding thiamine pyrophosphate-dependent dehydrogenase E1 component subunit alpha, producing MYENMVTARHYEERLQEEYLEGKQPAFDISAGPIPGELHLAAGHEASGAGVCQHLRDDDTVTAPHRPHHIAIAKGVDLERMTAEIFGRETGLSGGKGGHMHLFDPDVNFACSGIIAEGCPPAVGAGLAAKKRHSDAVAVAFLGEGAIDQGAFLESLNLASVQNLPVVFVIEDNDWAISMPKERVTDVENGAQRADGFDLPGARVDADDAIAIYDAAGEAVRRARDGNGPTLLEVQVHRRMGHFMGDAEGYRPDADKNAAAKRDSIERLAADLRAHDVDDETIEELRSRAHERVEAAIEWAKEQPEPDPADAYEDVFSDPPSGATEGDRSVAETGGDD from the coding sequence ATGTATGAGAATATGGTGACAGCGCGTCACTACGAGGAGCGCCTGCAGGAGGAGTACCTCGAGGGAAAACAGCCGGCGTTCGATATCTCCGCCGGGCCCATTCCCGGCGAGTTGCACCTCGCCGCGGGCCACGAGGCGTCCGGCGCGGGCGTCTGTCAGCACTTACGGGACGACGATACGGTCACGGCTCCGCACCGCCCCCACCACATCGCTATCGCGAAGGGCGTCGACCTCGAGCGAATGACGGCCGAGATATTCGGCCGGGAAACCGGCCTTAGCGGCGGAAAAGGCGGTCACATGCACCTCTTCGATCCTGACGTCAACTTCGCCTGTAGCGGGATTATCGCTGAAGGCTGTCCCCCCGCGGTCGGTGCCGGACTGGCCGCAAAGAAACGCCACAGCGACGCCGTCGCCGTCGCCTTCCTCGGAGAAGGTGCGATCGATCAGGGCGCGTTCCTCGAATCGCTCAACCTGGCGAGCGTCCAGAACCTCCCCGTCGTCTTCGTCATCGAGGACAACGACTGGGCGATCAGTATGCCAAAAGAGCGCGTCACCGATGTCGAAAACGGCGCACAACGCGCGGACGGCTTCGACCTTCCGGGCGCTCGCGTGGATGCCGACGACGCCATCGCGATCTACGACGCCGCCGGGGAAGCCGTCAGGCGCGCCCGCGACGGAAACGGACCGACGCTCCTGGAAGTGCAGGTCCACCGGCGGATGGGACACTTCATGGGCGACGCCGAGGGATATCGTCCCGACGCGGACAAGAACGCGGCCGCGAAACGGGATTCGATCGAGCGACTCGCGGCGGACCTTCGCGCGCACGATGTCGACGACGAGACCATCGAGGAACTCCGGTCTCGCGCCCACGAGCGCGTTGAAGCAGCTATCGAGTGGGCCAAAGAGCAACCCGAACCCGATCCGGCGGACGCCTACGAGGACGTGTTTTCGGACCCGCCGTCCGGAGCGACCGAGGGCGACCGCTCGGTTGCGGAGACGGGGGGTGATGACTAA
- a CDS encoding alpha-ketoacid dehydrogenase subunit beta, whose product MAQQERERQTDRSLTMSRAIVEAIAHEMREDDDVFYMGEDVADYGGIFDSTAGLLEEFGHDRIMDVPISETAYIGAAVGAAQAGMRPIAELMFVDFFGVGMDQIYNQMAKNTYMSGGNVSVPMVLTAAVGGTYNDAAQHSQTLYGTFAHLPGMKVVVPSTAYDAKGLMHSAIRDDDPVVYLFHKRLMGIGWLPAPDGPKTGVPEEPYTIPFGEADVKREGADATVVTLGLHVHRALEAAESLADDGIDAEVIDLRTLVPLDIDTVRESVAKTGRLVVVDEDYRSYGVTGEIIARVAEDGLADLEAVERVAVPDVPIPYARAMETEVIPDAADIAAAVRNVRSNE is encoded by the coding sequence ATGGCGCAACAGGAGCGAGAACGACAGACGGATCGATCGCTAACGATGAGTCGGGCGATAGTCGAAGCGATCGCCCACGAGATGCGCGAGGACGACGATGTCTTCTACATGGGCGAAGACGTCGCGGACTACGGCGGTATCTTCGACAGCACGGCGGGTCTCCTCGAGGAGTTCGGTCACGACCGCATCATGGACGTTCCGATCAGCGAAACGGCGTACATTGGCGCCGCTGTCGGGGCGGCGCAGGCGGGAATGCGACCGATTGCGGAGCTCATGTTCGTCGACTTCTTCGGAGTCGGAATGGATCAGATCTACAACCAGATGGCGAAGAACACCTACATGAGCGGCGGGAACGTGAGCGTCCCGATGGTGCTCACCGCCGCCGTCGGCGGGACGTACAACGACGCCGCCCAGCATTCCCAGACCCTCTACGGTACGTTCGCCCATCTTCCGGGCATGAAGGTGGTCGTCCCGTCGACCGCCTACGACGCGAAGGGGCTGATGCACAGCGCGATTCGCGACGACGATCCGGTCGTCTACCTGTTCCACAAGCGGTTGATGGGAATCGGCTGGCTGCCCGCGCCGGACGGCCCGAAAACGGGCGTTCCCGAAGAGCCGTATACGATTCCGTTCGGCGAGGCCGACGTCAAGCGCGAGGGCGCTGACGCGACCGTCGTTACGCTCGGCCTCCACGTCCACCGCGCGCTCGAGGCCGCCGAGTCGCTCGCCGACGACGGCATCGACGCGGAGGTCATCGACCTCCGGACGCTCGTTCCGCTCGACATCGACACCGTTCGCGAATCGGTGGCGAAGACCGGACGGCTCGTCGTCGTCGACGAGGACTACCGCTCGTACGGCGTTACCGGCGAGATCATCGCTCGGGTGGCCGAAGACGGACTCGCCGATCTCGAGGCCGTCGAGCGGGTTGCGGTTCCGGACGTCCCGATCCCGTACGCGCGGGCGATGGAAACCGAAGTGATTCCGGACGCGGCGGATATCGCGGCCGCCGTGCGGAACGTTCGATCGAACGAATGA
- a CDS encoding lipoyl domain-containing protein — translation MSSDDDRVAVTTADAWPEDADEDAGVVVNWFMSEGGHLEDGDSICEFQVEKVSVDVPAPVTGTLDEIVLEEDDEFERGDTLAWIRSD, via the coding sequence ATGAGTTCGGACGATGATCGCGTCGCCGTCACCACGGCCGACGCGTGGCCCGAGGACGCCGACGAGGACGCCGGAGTCGTCGTCAACTGGTTCATGAGCGAGGGCGGTCACCTCGAGGACGGCGACTCGATCTGTGAGTTCCAGGTCGAAAAGGTGAGCGTCGACGTTCCGGCCCCGGTAACGGGAACGCTCGACGAAATCGTGCTCGAGGAAGACGACGAGTTCGAGCGCGGGGACACGCTCGCCTGGATTCGTTCGGACTAG
- a CDS encoding lysylphosphatidylglycerol synthase domain-containing protein: protein MRRSLRFFAGVAAGTAVFAGYLYTVGADTVLARATAIAPWAFGVVVALVVLEGVADSIGVWASLSPLNGGVSGQQSVQFALAGDFFDILSPAGPVSSEPIMARFISVSTDTGYSDALGVRSVAKYVKSGAQLSLAGVLGLVVLFGAPDATALLSTLGLSIAGLVVFGGVVLASRSYVSHGIVAVFAPIVTRVSGLYREQPYDRSVVVAAVNRYWERVVGFRETPELVLLIALGGVLEQVLTGAALWVALTGVGVDAAFLPILVIVPLPQIASVVPIPGSLGAYDVLLGGALVLVTGAAATAATAAVLVVRTVTLPFGAIAGGICVAYLRGWRPTDSALET, encoded by the coding sequence GTGAGACGATCGCTTCGGTTCTTCGCGGGCGTCGCGGCCGGGACGGCCGTCTTTGCGGGCTACCTGTACACGGTCGGAGCCGATACCGTTCTCGCTCGAGCGACCGCGATCGCGCCGTGGGCGTTCGGCGTCGTGGTCGCGCTCGTGGTGCTGGAGGGGGTCGCGGATTCGATCGGCGTCTGGGCCTCGCTATCGCCGCTGAACGGCGGCGTATCGGGCCAACAGAGCGTTCAGTTCGCGCTCGCCGGCGACTTTTTCGACATCCTCAGCCCGGCCGGTCCCGTAAGCTCGGAGCCGATCATGGCCCGGTTCATCAGCGTTTCGACGGACACGGGGTACTCGGACGCGCTCGGCGTCCGCTCGGTGGCGAAGTACGTAAAGTCCGGGGCGCAGCTGAGTCTCGCCGGCGTGCTCGGCCTCGTCGTCCTCTTCGGAGCGCCGGACGCCACCGCGTTGCTCTCGACGCTTGGATTGTCGATCGCCGGCCTGGTGGTGTTCGGCGGCGTCGTTTTGGCGTCACGGAGCTACGTTTCCCACGGTATCGTCGCGGTGTTCGCACCGATCGTGACCCGGGTTTCCGGCCTGTACCGAGAACAGCCCTACGACCGTTCCGTCGTGGTGGCGGCCGTCAACCGATACTGGGAACGAGTCGTCGGCTTTCGCGAGACCCCGGAGTTAGTCCTCCTCATCGCGCTCGGCGGTGTCCTCGAGCAAGTCCTCACGGGGGCTGCCCTCTGGGTGGCGCTCACCGGCGTCGGAGTCGATGCCGCGTTCCTGCCGATCCTCGTCATCGTGCCGCTTCCACAGATCGCCAGCGTCGTTCCCATTCCGGGAAGCCTCGGAGCGTACGATGTGTTGCTCGGTGGTGCGCTCGTTCTGGTGACCGGGGCCGCGGCGACCGCCGCTACTGCGGCGGTTCTGGTCGTTCGAACGGTCACCCTTCCGTTCGGCGCGATCGCCGGCGGTATCTGCGTCGCGTACCTGCGCGGTTGGCGGCCGACCGATAGCGCACTCGAAACCTGA